A stretch of Argiope bruennichi chromosome 10, qqArgBrue1.1, whole genome shotgun sequence DNA encodes these proteins:
- the LOC129988220 gene encoding transcription termination factor 1-like, translating to MYVEKMNDSETIIAGVKRSEMNLNSKSVDGFNKQKKKRHKHKLNKSDFMAEIITIESDDALNDVVLQESMEKCIFGNPGDKKSNRHNRKHITNEKKDSFKKKNECKFVNSDDVNDCDIFELATLEKIDNNGNSKKFHKRKNKVTNAENLSNYRNVGINEQELKNNVNAETLMELNQHEKKHKHKSLCVVENVSNYKIQESEEAENNRILNELYKRKSRHKRKLTKNDKMLDCLNTDICDVELSQFDFSSEISNGVQKQKRKKRKKLATEENLPTAICMEANHISNNIMYQESNEEDVTKNSHEENVSKLNRKKNKYSEIESHTYQKRKYSCINDANVFDCEIAETATAKKSHDDVNSKKFHKKKKHKVTDDENMFACRILETDKQELENDTNVKILKSLKKKKKKKDKQKLSSNMENVCCYQESVNDESGKNRIVDVLEVHEKKDKYKQTEVDKLSDSHTADLNIINHNGLNSETSYEFPKKKKKKHKHKLLDEMENISNCNNQELPTDHSSINNIYDILDVYKKDKKTDTEKISDCKTVDLNTIEIDENYLNSKNFNIFHQNKKKKHKKKSLDEIENISNCKTIDSVVVEMNQNNLKGETLNKFHKKKKKKHRHNLHDEMENICDRNIEESITTESGKNSILDSSDVQKGNKQADVDKISDYKSLDSNAIEINQNELSNETFGIHKHKRKKHKHKLTGVENMSEVVESNNTSNDVISQDYIKEKSSVQNLDYDGFSRTKRNKKKHVKSVKIISNDVQEKEKIVSSEEFEKKCQEDAYTSFDTFLYDTNEVPVPFPVPLLHEGETTATIPPEKRAELEENGIAIHDGKWTKAEDNILTRNFQQFGLEFGINNPFQLLGINQHRRHNKLTKFLKAKHFLVRLGKDLNNRTLRSIYMRARKLFDPLNKGKLSAEESIDLKHAHELVGNKWTRISDMLSRSANNCHTAYRWHKKDINKGKWTPDEESNLIKAIKSVTGSEDISANNVKNISWSDVAQHVPTRNEFQCHKHWAGHLAWDSSVTEKKRWQKCHYGKLIYLIKDKYCFNSEQEIDWRELHKHFKHVAPSYIFLRKKWSYLKGRIPKVLQNLDFSKYLNAFIEMYKKQYKIFADVKF from the coding sequence ATGTATGTGGAAAAAATGAATGACTCGGAGACTATAATTGCAGGTGTTAAAAgatctgaaatgaatttaaacagtAAATCTGTTGATGGATTTAACAAGCAGAAAAAGAAAAGGcacaaacataaattaaataaatcagacTTTATGGCAGAAATTATTACTATAGAATCAGATGATGCTCTAAATGATGTTGTGCTCCAAGAAAGtatggaaaaatgtatttttggaaatcCAGGTGATAAGAAATCTAACAGACACAACAGAAAACACATCACAAATGAGAAAAaggattcttttaaaaagaaaaatgaatgtaagtTTGTTAATTCAGACGATGTAAATGACTGTGACATCTTTGAATTGGCTACCCttgaaaaaatagataataatggaaattctaaaaaatttcacaaaagaaaaaataaagtgaCTAATGCTGAAAACTTATCTAATTATAGAAATGTGGGCATAAATGaacaggaattaaaaaataatgtaaatgcagaaactttaatggaattaaatcAGCATGAAAAAAAGCACAAACACAAATCACTTTGTGTTGTGGAAAAtgtatctaattataaaattcaggAATCTGAGGAAGcagaaaataacagaattttgaatgaattgtaTAAACGGAAAAGTCGTCATAAACGTAAACtgactaaaaatgataaaatgttagaTTGCTTAAATACAGATATATGTGATGTTGAACTGTCTCAGTTTGATTTCAGCAGTGAAATTTCTAATGGTGTTCagaaacagaaaagaaagaagagaaaaaaattggctACTGAAGAAAATTTACCAACTGCTATTTGTATGGAAGCAAatcatatttcaaacaatattatgtATCAGGAAAGTAATGAGGAGGATGTTACAAAAAATTCTCATGAAGAGAATGTTTCAAagttgaacagaaaaaaaaataagtattctgAAATTGAATCGCATACTtatcaaaaaaggaaatataGTTGTATTAATGATGCAAATGTATTTGATTGTGAAATTGCTGAAACTGCTACTGCTAAAAAATCACATGATGATGTGAATtctaagaaatttcataaaaagaaaaaacataaagTGACTGATGATGAAAATATGTTTGCATGTAGAATTTTAGAAACAGATAAGCAAGAATTGGAGAATGAtacaaatgtgaaaattttaaagagtttgaaaaagaaaaaaaagaagaaagacaaacaaaaattatcaagCAACATGGAAAATGTGTGCTGTTATCAGGAATCAGTCAATGATGAATCAGGAAAAAACAGAATTGTCGATGTATTGGAGGTACacgaaaagaaagataaatataaacaGACTGAAGTAGATAAATTATCTGATTCCCACActgcagatttaaatattattaatcataatggCTTAAACAGTGAGACTTCTTATGAATTtcccaaaaagaaaaagaagaaacacaaacataaattacttgatgaaatggaaaatatatccAATTGCAACAATCAGGAATTGCCTACAGATCATtctagtataaataatatttatgatatattagatgtatacaaaaaagataaaaaaacagATACAGAAAAAATATCTGATTGCAAAACTGTAGATTTAAATACTATTGaaatagatgaaaattatttaaacagtaaaaattttaatatatttcaccagaataaaaagaaaaagcataaaaaaaaatcccttgatgaaatagaaaatatatctaattGCAAAACTATTGATTCGGTTGTTgttgaaatgaatcaaaataatttaaaaggtgaaactttaaataagtttcacaaaaagaaaaagaagaaacacaGGCATAATTTACAtgatgaaatggaaaatatttgtgATCGCAACATTGAGGAATCAATCACAACTGAATCGGGAAAAAATAGTATTCTTGATTCATCAGATGttcaaaaaggaaataaacaagCTGATGTAGATAAAATATCTGATTATAAATCTTTAGATTCAAATGCTATTGAAATAAACCAGAATGAATTAAGTAATGAAACTTTTGGAATTCACAAACACAAAAGAAAGAAGCACAAACATAAATTGACTGGAGTAGAAAATATGTCAGAAGTTGTTGAATCAAATAACACTTCAAATGATGTTATAAGTCAGGActatataaaagagaaaagtaGCGTGCAAAATTTAGATTATGATGGATTCTCTAGAACcaaaagaaataagaagaaacatgtcaaaagtgttaaaattatttcaaatgatgtacaagaaaaagaaaaaattgttagtagtgaagaatttgaaaaaaaatgtcaggaAGATGCATATACatcttttgatacttttttatatGATACAAATGAAGTACCTGTGCCATTTCCAGTGCCTTTATTGCATGAAGGTGAAACAACAGCTACAATTCCACCTGAAAAAAGAGCAGAGTTAGAAGAAAATGGAATAGCAATTCATGATGGGAAATGGACAAAAgctgaagataatattttaactagAAATTTTCAGCAGTTTGGTTTAGAGTTTGGCATTAATAATCCATTTCAGCTTCTAGGAATAAATCAACATCGCAGACATAATAAACTTACTaagtttttgaaagcaaaacattttttggtACGTTTGGGTAAAGATCTCAACAACAGAACTCTTCGAAGCATTTACATGAGAGCAAGAAAGCTCTTTGATCCTTTAAATAAGGGGAAACTAAGTGCAGAAGAAAGTATTGATTTGAAACATGCTCATGAATTAGTTGGAAATAAATGGACAAGAATTAGTGATATGCTTTCAAGAAGTGCTAACAACTGTCACACTGCTTATAGGTGgcataaaaaagatataaacaaaGGTAAATGGACACCCGAtgaagaaagtaatttaattaaagctaTTAAATCTGTGACTGGATCAGAAGATATTTCTgcaaataatgtgaaaaatatttcatggagTGATGTTGCACAACATGTTCCAACCAGAAATGAATTCCAGTGTCATAAACATTGGGCTGGACATCTTGCATGGGATTCTTCTGTCACTGAAAAGAAACGGTGGCAAAAGTGCCATTATggtaaattgatttatttaataaaagataagtaCTGTTTCAATTCTGAACAGGAAATTGACTGGAGAGAACttcataaacattttaagcatGTAGCTCCCTCGTATATCTTTTTACGTAAAAAATGGTCATATTTAAAAGGAAGGATAccaaaagtattacaaaatttagatttcagCAAGTATCTAAATGCttttatagaaatgtataaaaaacaatataaaatatttgcagatgtaaaattttaa